One part of the Chryseobacterium mulctrae genome encodes these proteins:
- a CDS encoding GNAT family N-acetyltransferase — MKPEFENIPLVKNEDKKRFEIEVNGHFAFIDYKETSQRITLIHTEAEPELAGTGAAAAVVEKTLIYIEESDKKLLPFCTYVFAYIKKNPDWKRIVDEKFEGYDKL; from the coding sequence ATGAAACCAGAATTTGAAAACATTCCATTAGTAAAAAACGAAGATAAAAAGAGATTTGAGATTGAAGTAAACGGTCATTTCGCATTTATCGATTATAAAGAAACAAGCCAGCGAATCACATTGATCCATACCGAAGCGGAGCCTGAATTAGCAGGAACCGGAGCTGCCGCTGCAGTAGTTGAAAAAACATTGATCTATATTGAAGAAAGTGACAAAAAACTGCTTCCGTTTTGTACGTATGTTTTTGCATACATCAAAAAAAATCCAGATTGGAAACGTATTGTAGACGAAAAATTTGAAGGCTACGATAAACTTTAA
- a CDS encoding pirin family protein — protein sequence MSNIGLILEEKSADIGNFLVGRLLPFREKRAVGPFVFIDHMGPAELKDYQNLDVPPHPHIGLSTLTYLLEGSIFHRDSIGSALEIKPGAVNWMTAGKGVVHSERTPEYLRNTDKKLHGFQIWVGLPKHLEQSEPTFHHIEANELPVWEEGEVQYKLIAGEAFDKRSPVPVHSKLFFIEIKTKTTQKISIGKDLYGEAAMYVLDGTVNIEDNSYGSKQLLIAKNTQLCEFEMSENGTVYLFGGEPFDEERFIFWNFVNSDKEVIDEAKVNWNDQNHDAFPLVPGDEEEYVPLPKAILNRK from the coding sequence ATGTCAAATATCGGACTTATATTAGAAGAAAAATCCGCAGATATCGGAAACTTTTTAGTGGGAAGATTATTGCCTTTCCGTGAAAAAAGAGCGGTTGGTCCTTTCGTTTTTATCGATCATATGGGACCTGCAGAATTAAAAGATTATCAGAATCTTGATGTTCCGCCGCATCCACACATTGGTCTTTCTACTTTAACTTATCTTTTGGAAGGATCTATTTTTCACAGAGACAGCATTGGAAGCGCTCTTGAAATAAAACCGGGCGCTGTAAACTGGATGACTGCCGGAAAAGGCGTGGTACACTCAGAAAGAACTCCTGAATATTTAAGAAATACAGATAAAAAACTTCACGGTTTTCAAATTTGGGTAGGTCTTCCAAAACATTTGGAACAAAGCGAACCTACTTTTCATCACATTGAAGCCAACGAACTTCCTGTTTGGGAAGAAGGAGAAGTTCAGTATAAATTGATTGCTGGTGAAGCTTTCGATAAAAGATCTCCAGTTCCTGTTCACAGTAAATTATTTTTTATTGAAATTAAAACTAAAACTACACAGAAAATAAGCATCGGAAAAGATCTTTATGGTGAAGCAGCGATGTATGTTTTAGACGGAACGGTAAATATTGAAGATAATTCTTACGGTTCAAAACAATTGCTGATCGCCAAAAACACGCAACTTTGTGAGTTTGAAATGAGTGAAAACGGAACCGTTTATCTTTTCGGAGGTGAACCTTTTGATGAAGAACGTTTCATTTTCTGGAATTTTGTAAATTCAGACAAAGAAGTAATTGACGAAGCAAAAGTAAACTGGAATGACCAGAATCACGACGCTTTCCCTTTGGTTCCCGGAGATGAAGAGGAATATGTTCCGCTTCCTAAAGCCATTTTAAACAGAAAATAG
- the blaCPS gene encoding CPS family subclass B3 metallo-beta-lactamase — MKNLTLLFLLCLSFFGTAQTVTEPKNNPAEWSKDYEPFKIVGNLYYVGTYDLASYLIVTDKGNILINTGLADSYSTIKKNIEKLGFKYKDIKILTLTQAHYDHMGAMAQIKKETGAKLYVDEKDAEELKSGGKSDYEMGKYGVTFEPVHPDFLLKNNAKIKLGNTVLTLLHHPGHTKGSCSFLFETKEGNKNYKVLIANLPSIIIDHKFSDVKKYPTIQKDYGYTFEAMKKINFDVWVASHASQFDLHKKRKEGDAYNPKLFMDKENYFKRLKSLEEDYLEKVKEDSAKK, encoded by the coding sequence ATGAAAAACCTGACACTTTTATTTTTATTATGCCTATCTTTTTTTGGAACTGCACAAACTGTAACAGAGCCTAAAAACAATCCGGCAGAATGGTCAAAAGATTATGAGCCTTTCAAAATTGTAGGCAACCTGTATTACGTAGGAACTTACGATCTTGCATCTTATCTCATCGTGACCGATAAAGGCAATATTTTAATCAACACAGGTTTGGCGGATTCTTATTCTACCATTAAAAAAAATATAGAAAAGCTAGGTTTTAAGTATAAAGACATCAAAATTCTTACCTTGACGCAGGCTCATTATGATCACATGGGAGCAATGGCTCAAATAAAAAAAGAGACCGGTGCAAAACTTTATGTTGACGAAAAAGATGCAGAAGAGCTGAAAAGTGGTGGAAAATCTGATTACGAAATGGGAAAATACGGAGTTACTTTCGAACCTGTACATCCTGATTTTCTTTTAAAAAACAATGCTAAAATAAAATTGGGAAATACGGTATTGACCTTACTCCATCATCCCGGTCATACAAAAGGATCTTGCAGTTTCTTATTTGAAACTAAAGAAGGAAATAAAAACTATAAAGTTTTGATCGCCAATTTACCTTCAATCATCATTGATCATAAATTTTCGGATGTAAAAAAATATCCTACCATTCAAAAAGATTATGGATATACTTTTGAAGCCATGAAAAAAATAAATTTCGATGTTTGGGTAGCTTCACATGCAAGTCAGTTTGATCTTCATAAAAAGCGAAAAGAAGGAGATGCTTACAACCCGAAGTTGTTTATGGATAAAGAAAATTATTTTAAAAGGCTCAAAAGTCTGGAGGAAGATTATCTGGAAAAAGTGAAAGAAGATTCAGCGAAAAAATAA
- a CDS encoding NADPH-dependent FMN reductase, with protein sequence MKILAFAGSTSSTSINRELVKFVLKNFQEHEINLIDLNDFTMPVFSVDLEKKGFPDEAHNFLKQIEECDVIICSLAEHNRSYSAAFKNVFDWASRSNVKVFQNKPMLLMSTSPGGYGGGNVMNTAKTFFPQFAADVKETFSLPKFYENFDLESGVINPEMLNDLNNKIESFKNQIA encoded by the coding sequence ATGAAAATATTAGCATTTGCAGGAAGTACTTCTTCCACATCTATCAACAGAGAGCTGGTAAAATTTGTTCTGAAAAACTTTCAGGAACACGAGATCAATTTGATCGATCTTAATGATTTCACGATGCCTGTATTTTCTGTTGATCTTGAAAAGAAAGGTTTTCCGGATGAAGCGCATAACTTTTTAAAGCAAATTGAAGAATGCGATGTTATTATCTGTTCTTTAGCGGAGCACAACCGTTCTTATTCGGCAGCTTTTAAAAATGTATTCGACTGGGCTTCGAGAAGCAATGTAAAAGTTTTCCAAAATAAACCGATGCTTTTGATGAGTACTTCTCCGGGAGGTTATGGCGGTGGAAATGTAATGAATACTGCAAAAACATTTTTTCCGCAATTTGCAGCAGATGTAAAGGAGACTTTTTCATTACCTAAATTTTACGAAAATTTCGATTTGGAAAGCGGAGTTATCAATCCTGAAATGCTGAACGATTTAAATAATAAAATAGAAAGTTTTAAAAATCAGATTGCTTAA